The genomic DNA GTTCAACTCGATAAAGGGCCTTAAGTTAAGGAGCCTCGGGAGCGCCGCGCTCGAGATAGCCATGGTGGGCCTAGGGCGAGGGCTCGCCTACGTAGACCTCAGGAAGAAGCTGAGGAACGTCGACGCCGCTGCCGCCATAGGTCTTGCAAGGGAGTGCGGCGCCAGGGCCGTCGACGCCAGTGGTAATGACGTCGACGTTGAGATATCCGATGTGAGGCCCCTAGGTGACCTGATAGTGGCGCATGAAGGCGACCTAAACCTTGTCCTCAGGGCCCTCTCCTAACCGCTTGTCCTCTGGAGCCGATACCTTAGGATGGCTACGACGCCTCCCATGTTGAATACCATTGAGGCCGCTGGCGAGTCGCGGGTTATTATTATCACTCTGCCCCCCTTCTGCTCTATGATCTCCATCAGCCTCCTGAACCTCTCCCTCTGCTCGTCATCACTGGCGTAGAGGTATTCGTCAATGATTACGGCCCTCTCCACGGCGCCGGCCTCAGCAGCGAAAGTCACGTCATCTAAGGTGTAGGCCACCAACGACGGGTCGCTCGAAACCCTCCTCAGAAACTCCTCGACGACCTCCTGTGCCGCGACGGAATCCATCTCCCTCAGGGCCTTCAGTACCGAGTCCCTCCTCACAACCTCGTGTATCCCCTCGAGGCCGCCGCCTGAGACGCTATCGGTGATTATATGCAGGTGTGGAGCTAAGGACCTGACCTTCTCGGCCAGGACCTCCCTGATCTGGCCCGGGCTGGCTATAACTATTACCGAGGCGCCAGCCTGCGAGGCCTCCTTAACCGAGGCCTCGGCGAGCTGGGCCAAGGCCTCCTCAAGCCTCCTCTCCCTTGCGGGGTCGTCCTTAGGGCCCAGCGAGAGGTCCTGCTCGAGCACGGTCCTGAAGCCAGTTGGGGTCATGATGGCCACGGCAGCGCTTTCATAGTCTACAGCCACCAGGACGGCCCGCCCTCTTGGCCCGCTCTCCATAAACTTCTTCAGGACCTTATCGCTCCAGCCCTCATCCCTTATCAGGACTATGGGCTGGTTGAGCGTTATGTAAGCCGACTGGTGCCTGCCCCTGACCCCGAACCTCTCAGGGCCTTCCTCTATTACACCGAAGACCCTCAGGGAGCCTGAGAACGGCTGGAACTCGACGGACTCGACCCGAAGGGTTACCTCAATAGGCCTCCTCTCCTTCTGCTTGGCATCTCTCCCCGCCACGTCCCTGAGCACGACGGTCCTGACCCTATCGCCCTCCCTGATATACATTGCTAAAGTCCAGAGGTCCTCCTCGCTCCTCGGCACGACCTGTATTGTCCTCTTCTTAGAGTCCAGCACCCTTAGCTCCATCGCTCACGCGTAGCTGGGCCTGCTAGAGCTTTAAGCTAGCCCTGCCCCGCGCCCACGGGAGCCTGCTTGGCCATAGACGTCAGGTCAACGCTGCCAACGAAGATAAACCTGATAAGGCTGAGAAGGGAGTACGCGACGATAAGAAGGATAAGGAGGGTTATGGAGGAGAAGAGGGAGGTACTCCTTCACTACATAAGGAGCGTGGCCGAGGAGTATAACCGTTATCAGAAGGAGGTCTACGGAGTGCTTGAGGAGCTGTTCACGACCTTTTACAGGGGGGAGGCCGCAGAGGGCATCGACAGGACGTGGGCCATAGCCGAGGCCGCCAGGGAGAGCGTGAGGGTCAGGGCGTCAACCATGGTGCTGTTCTCTGTCAAGACCCCAGTGTTCCAGCTGGTGCCCGAGTCCCTCGCCAGCCCTGCCATACCTCCAGGCGCCTCCCCCGATCTAGTTGAGGGCTTTGTAATGCTAAGGGAGGAGCTGCCGGCCATCCTCAGGCTCGCCCAGTACGAGGAGACCGTGAAGAGGCTGATAGAGGAGCTCAAGGACACCCAGAGGCTGATAAATGCGCTGGACTACGTCATACTGCCAAGCTATGAGAAGGCCCTCAAGTTCATATCTATGGTGCTTGATGAGAGGGCCAGGGAGGACTTCGTGAGGTTGAAGCACCTTAAAAGAAGGCTTGCTGCGGCCGAGGAAGAAAAGGTCGTGGCGGCTACGGGAAGAGCGCCCCAGCAATAATGAAGGCCACCGCCACAGCTATGAGCGCAGCGACGAACCTGCCAGGGGTCATGTTGCCCATGGCCTTAATGCCCCTGGCTATGAGTACTGCAGACCCTATCACTATAATGCCGAGCAGCAGCGCGAGCCCCGTCAAAACTAAGGCATAGCCTACGCCCGTGAAGTTCGTAGGCCCTATGTGACCGAACAGCTGGCTAACCGCCTGCTGTATAGCTTCAAGGGTCACCCCTGATCCCTGCGCCCTATTAGTCCTGGGAACGTGTAAGGGGGGCCAAGCCAGTAATACCTTAAAGCGCCCGCAGCCCTTCAGCCATGGTGTTTAAGTTGGCCATAATGGGGAAGCCTAAGGCGTGGATCCTCACAATAGGTAATGAGTTACTGATAGGGAGGATCGTTAACACCAATGCCTCATGGCTTGCCAGAAGACTGACCTTCCTGGGCTTCAGCGTCGAGAGGATAATAGTTACCCCTGACGAGCCGGCCGAGGTGGCGGAGGAGATAAGGAGGGCCCTCTCAAGGGACGACGTAAAGGTCATAATAACGACAGGGGGTCTTGGGCCAACATATGACGACAGGACCCTTGAGGCCGTGGCCCGGGCCATCAACAGGCCCCTCAGGCTTAATGAGCAGGCCCTGCAGTGGGTGAGGCAGAAGTACGAGAGCGGCGGCATGCAGATGACCAAGGAGAGGGAGAAGATGGCCTACCTGCCCGAGGGGGCTGAGCCTATACGGAACCCTGTCGGGACGGCGCCGGGGTCCCTCGTCGCGGCTGGCGAGGCGCTCATAGCGTCGCTCCCCGGCGTCCCAGCTGAAATGCAGGCCATGTTCGAGGAGCTTATGCCGAGGCTTAAGCAGCTGGCCCCGCCCCTTGAGGTCATCGACTGCGGCTTCATAGTGGTGGGGGTGCCTGAGTCGTCCCTTGCCCCCTACGTTGAGGAGGCTGAGCGGAAGAACCCCGGCTGTTACGTCAAGAGTCACCCCAAGGGCCACGAGATAAGGGGGCCCGTGCTTGAGATAAGGGTGCTTGCCTCAGCACGCACGAGGGACGAGGCGAGGGAGCTCGCGCTCAGGGCCCTTGAGGTGGTAAAGGGTGGGGC from uncultured Acidilobus sp. JCHS includes the following:
- a CDS encoding putative RNA-binding protein — its product is MELRVLDSKKRTIQVVPRSEEDLWTLAMYIREGDRVRTVVLRDVAGRDAKQKERRPIEVTLRVESVEFQPFSGSLRVFGVIEEGPERFGVRGRHQSAYITLNQPIVLIRDEGWSDKVLKKFMESGPRGRAVLVAVDYESAAVAIMTPTGFRTVLEQDLSLGPKDDPARERRLEEALAQLAEASVKEASQAGASVIVIASPGQIREVLAEKVRSLAPHLHIITDSVSGGGLEGIHEVVRRDSVLKALREMDSVAAQEVVEEFLRRVSSDPSLVAYTLDDVTFAAEAGAVERAVIIDEYLYASDDEQRERFRRLMEIIEQKGGRVIIITRDSPAASMVFNMGGVVAILRYRLQRTSG
- a CDS encoding H(+)-transporting ATP synthase, vacuolar type, subunit D, which codes for MAIDVRSTLPTKINLIRLRREYATIRRIRRVMEEKREVLLHYIRSVAEEYNRYQKEVYGVLEELFTTFYRGEAAEGIDRTWAIAEAARESVRVRASTMVLFSVKTPVFQLVPESLASPAIPPGASPDLVEGFVMLREELPAILRLAQYEETVKRLIEELKDTQRLINALDYVILPSYEKALKFISMVLDERAREDFVRLKHLKRRLAAAEEEKVVAATGRAPQQ
- a CDS encoding putative nucleotide-utilizing enzyme related to molybdopterin-biosynthesis enzyme MoeA, encoding MVFKLAIMGKPKAWILTIGNELLIGRIVNTNASWLARRLTFLGFSVERIIVTPDEPAEVAEEIRRALSRDDVKVIITTGGLGPTYDDRTLEAVARAINRPLRLNEQALQWVRQKYESGGMQMTKEREKMAYLPEGAEPIRNPVGTAPGSLVAAGEALIASLPGVPAEMQAMFEELMPRLKQLAPPLEVIDCGFIVVGVPESSLAPYVEEAERKNPGCYVKSHPKGHEIRGPVLEIRVLASARTRDEARELALRALEVVKGGARSLSGEITEEGCQE